A genomic stretch from Methanofastidiosum sp. includes:
- a CDS encoding ECF transporter S component, which translates to MLSGISAVLRVPFSNFQGIQPCTTLIICSGMVYGPIAGFFVGALTPFVSNFFLGHGPWTPLQMIGWGLPGLTAGYLGRKEINFKLVILFAVVWGFLYGWIMNIWHFAFFVKPHTLETFVRTYVLSIGWDVSHAIGNALFMGIIGERTIGILTRYKKRFTIERM; encoded by the coding sequence ATGCTTTCGGGGATATCTGCAGTATTAAGGGTGCCGTTCTCTAATTTTCAAGGCATACAGCCCTGCACAACACTCATAATCTGTTCTGGAATGGTATATGGCCCAATTGCGGGGTTTTTTGTTGGGGCATTAACGCCCTTCGTTTCTAACTTTTTCCTAGGCCACGGCCCCTGGACGCCACTCCAGATGATAGGTTGGGGGCTTCCGGGACTCACTGCAGGGTACCTTGGCAGAAAAGAGATCAATTTTAAGTTGGTCATACTATTTGCAGTTGTCTGGGGATTCCTATACGGTTGGATAATGAACATATGGCACTTTGCATTTTTTGTTAAGCCCCACACATTAGAAACTTTTGTTAGAACTTATGTATTGAGCATTGGTTGGGATGTGAGTCATGCTATTGGCAACGCCTTATTTATGGGAATAATTGGAGAAAGAACAATTGGGATATTAACAAGGTACAAGAAGAGATTTACAATTGAAAGAATGTAA